A genome region from Musa acuminata AAA Group cultivar baxijiao chromosome BXJ3-5, Cavendish_Baxijiao_AAA, whole genome shotgun sequence includes the following:
- the LOC135638135 gene encoding 18S rRNA (guanine-N(7))-methyltransferase RID2-like, which translates to MPRPEVQAPPEIFYNETEARKYTTSSRIIEIQAKISERALELLALPNDGVPRLLLDIGCGSGLSGETLSENGHHWIGYDISESMLNVALEREAEGDLLLADMGQGLGLRPGVVDGAISISAVQWLCYADKSSHEPRMRLKAFFGSLYRCLARGARAVLQLYAENMDQSEMIMMYAMRAGFAGGIVVDWPHSSKARKAYLVLTCGPPSVQSYLPKGKGEDGAMCSEDEESDDDGNQTVGIYDRTRPRKKAKINKNGKGKEWVFKKKEQMRKKGYSVPPDTKYTARKRKAHF; encoded by the exons ATGCCGAGGCCGGAGGTACAAGCTCCGCCGGAAATATTCTACAATGAAACGGAGGCACGCAAGTACACCACTTCCTCTCGAATCATCGAAATTCAA GCGAAGATTTCTGAGCGAGCGCTTGAGCTTCTTGCGCTGCCGAACGATGGGGTACCGCGACTTCTACTGGATATAG GTTGTGGATCTGGGCTCAGTGGTGAGACCCTGTCTGAAAATGGGCACCACTGGATTGGCTATGATATTTCTGAGTCAATGCTAA ATGTTGCACTGGAGCGTGAAGCAGAGGGTGATCTTTTGCTTGCCGATATGGGCCAG GGCTTAGGCTTACGACCAGGAGTTGTTGATGGTGCTATCAGTATTTCAGCAGTTCAG TGGTTATGCTATGCTGACAAGTCCTCTCATGAACCAAGGATGCGACTAAA GGCTTTCTTTGGTTCGTTATATAGATGTCTTGCAAGAGGAGCAAGAGCAGTGTTGCAACTTTATGCAGAGAACATGGATCAAAGTGAGATGATAATGATGTATGCCATGCGTGCTGGTTTTGCTGGTGGCATTGTTGTTGATTGGCCACATAG CTCAAAAGCAAGGAAAGCATATCTTGTTCTGACATGTGGTCCACCTTCAGTACAAAGTTACCTTCCAAAAGGGAAAGGTGAGGATGGTGCGATGTGCAGTGAAGATGAGGAGAGTGATGATGATGGAAATCAAACA GTTGGCATATATGACCGAACCCGACCAAGGAAGAAGGCGAAGATAAACAAAAATGGGAAAGGAAAGGAATGGGTTTTTAAGAAAAAGGAACAGATGAGAAAAAAAGGATATTCTGTACCTCCCGATACAAAGTACACGGCACGGAAACGGAAGGCTCATTTTTGA